In the Ilumatobacteraceae bacterium genome, one interval contains:
- a CDS encoding PD-(D/E)XK nuclease family protein translates to MTVRCTAVHATEALPALAAAVAAAKGGDPLAPVTVIVPTNAVGVTARRWLGANGGIAAIELVTPSRLAERIAGAELAAAGRRPVSTPLIDLTVREVLRAMPGDYEPVAEHPSTVTSLRDLHRELRAAGPLAGAALRGASRRGREAARVSSMVAERLATGWYDEADLFTLAISRIRDDCELFERAVAFLPRPDRGLATDLFRAIGDRCDLHVLADWTGVEVVDAETHAFAAAIRTEITAPAVPAPATSPSALIVSTTDADEEVRHTVRRLVDAARSGTPFARMAVVWPTDRPYARLVEHHLDAAGLPWNGRPGTLVTERLVPRFLLDLLQIDRRGLRRNDLFDLLADVPIHASDGRRVSVARWERLARAAGISRDDHWQPRLARLAASYRARGDDREADALEVERFSAFVDDLRKDLGDRRRTRTWADWAAWCERQVLYRLGRSVLDQLDEAERLASDHASRVLDRLRHLDGVSRPVTRGEFRAAFAAEFEVAPGRLGRLGDGVTIGSLAGTVGLDADLTVVLGAAEGLLPPTPTTDPLVSDSDRRAAGLPTSDARTHRVHRSFLGHIATSSQVIVSAPRGDLRATTDRLESRWIEQHLPDATREVVSSHHAGLIACGFPAAHHEHRLRRRASIAAQGPEALGALCADDTAAARSLRLRTARRAAVLTEYDGDLTASEIQHFVRPVSASQLESWPSCPHGYFMRHLLGVKPLDDPSDELGLSPMERGNVIHETLDRFHQLVLEGEIPQPGPNGWSPAATTKLLELFERTADEFETSGRTGRAANWFLQRQAVRRELLNWFAADGRTAAGRRASVFRSELRFGYDDEVSLPLADGRRLPVSGYADRIDRTADGQLVIMDHKSGKADTFKKINRDDPTEGGHKFQLPIYAAAALAAVGERAGESTTPVIAEYDFFERGDYDRYGYAFDADVWAQVATDLQQVVDGIESGLFPAVTEPPQYRHYIGCWYCQPDGLGVDERYAEWSRKQTDPRLAPWFADDDDDAAEQGAAA, encoded by the coding sequence ATGACCGTCCGGTGTACCGCTGTTCACGCCACCGAGGCGCTCCCCGCCTTGGCGGCCGCCGTCGCTGCGGCGAAGGGCGGCGACCCGCTCGCACCGGTCACGGTGATCGTGCCGACCAACGCCGTCGGTGTGACCGCACGTCGGTGGCTCGGCGCCAACGGCGGCATCGCGGCGATCGAGCTCGTGACACCCAGCCGCCTGGCCGAGCGCATCGCCGGCGCCGAGCTGGCCGCTGCCGGTCGCCGTCCGGTGTCCACTCCCCTGATCGACCTCACCGTGCGCGAGGTGCTGCGGGCGATGCCCGGCGACTACGAGCCGGTGGCCGAACACCCGTCCACCGTCACGAGTCTGCGAGACCTGCACCGTGAGCTGCGCGCCGCCGGCCCGCTCGCGGGCGCGGCGCTGCGGGGCGCTTCCCGACGCGGCCGCGAAGCCGCTCGGGTCTCGTCGATGGTCGCCGAGCGACTGGCCACCGGCTGGTACGACGAGGCCGACCTGTTCACGCTGGCCATCTCCCGGATCCGCGATGACTGCGAACTGTTCGAGCGAGCGGTCGCATTCCTCCCCCGTCCCGACCGAGGGCTGGCCACCGACCTCTTCCGGGCGATCGGTGACCGGTGCGATCTCCACGTGTTGGCCGACTGGACCGGCGTCGAGGTGGTCGATGCCGAGACGCACGCGTTCGCCGCTGCCATCCGCACCGAGATCACCGCACCGGCCGTTCCCGCACCCGCCACCTCGCCCTCGGCGCTGATCGTGTCGACCACTGACGCCGACGAGGAGGTCCGCCACACCGTGCGCCGCCTGGTCGACGCCGCCCGGTCGGGCACGCCGTTCGCTCGCATGGCCGTCGTCTGGCCGACCGACCGCCCCTACGCCCGCCTGGTCGAGCACCACCTCGATGCGGCAGGTCTGCCGTGGAACGGCCGCCCCGGCACGCTGGTCACCGAGCGCCTCGTCCCCCGATTCCTCCTCGACCTCCTGCAGATCGACCGCCGCGGACTCCGCCGCAACGACCTGTTCGACCTGCTCGCCGACGTACCGATCCACGCGTCCGACGGTCGCCGTGTCTCGGTGGCCCGATGGGAGCGCCTGGCGCGTGCGGCCGGCATCAGCCGCGACGACCACTGGCAGCCGCGGCTCGCCCGCCTGGCAGCGTCATACCGGGCACGAGGCGACGACCGTGAAGCAGACGCGCTCGAGGTCGAGCGCTTCAGTGCGTTCGTCGACGACCTCCGCAAGGATCTCGGCGATCGCCGTCGCACACGCACCTGGGCCGACTGGGCGGCGTGGTGCGAACGGCAGGTCCTGTACCGACTCGGCCGATCGGTCCTCGATCAACTCGACGAGGCCGAACGCCTGGCGTCCGATCACGCGAGCCGGGTCCTCGACCGCCTGCGTCATCTCGACGGCGTGAGCCGCCCGGTCACCCGCGGCGAGTTCCGGGCTGCGTTCGCTGCGGAGTTCGAGGTCGCTCCGGGGCGTCTCGGCCGCCTCGGCGACGGCGTCACGATCGGGTCGTTGGCCGGCACCGTCGGCCTCGACGCCGACCTCACGGTGGTCCTGGGCGCGGCCGAGGGGTTGCTGCCACCGACCCCGACCACCGACCCGCTCGTGTCCGACAGCGACCGCCGCGCCGCGGGGCTCCCCACATCCGACGCCCGCACCCACCGCGTGCACCGCAGCTTCCTCGGCCACATCGCCACGTCGAGCCAGGTGATCGTCAGCGCACCACGCGGCGATCTCCGAGCCACCACCGACCGGCTCGAGTCCCGCTGGATCGAGCAGCACCTCCCCGACGCCACGCGTGAAGTGGTCAGCAGCCACCACGCCGGTCTCATCGCCTGCGGGTTCCCCGCCGCCCACCACGAACACCGGTTGCGACGCCGGGCCTCGATCGCGGCCCAGGGGCCAGAGGCGCTCGGCGCGCTGTGCGCCGACGACACGGCCGCAGCCCGATCACTCCGTCTGCGCACCGCCCGTCGGGCCGCGGTACTCACCGAGTACGACGGCGACCTCACCGCGAGCGAGATCCAGCACTTCGTCAGACCGGTGTCGGCGTCGCAGCTCGAGTCCTGGCCGAGCTGCCCCCACGGCTACTTCATGCGGCACCTGCTCGGCGTGAAACCCCTCGACGACCCGTCCGACGAACTCGGTCTCTCACCGATGGAGCGCGGCAACGTCATCCACGAGACCCTCGACCGGTTCCACCAACTGGTGCTCGAGGGCGAGATCCCGCAGCCGGGGCCCAACGGCTGGTCGCCCGCCGCGACCACCAAACTCCTCGAACTGTTCGAGCGAACGGCCGACGAGTTCGAAACCTCCGGACGCACAGGTCGCGCCGCCAACTGGTTCCTCCAGCGGCAAGCGGTGCGGCGCGAGTTGCTGAACTGGTTCGCGGCCGATGGCCGCACGGCGGCGGGCCGTCGCGCCAGCGTGTTCCGGTCCGAGCTCCGCTTCGGGTACGACGACGAGGTCAGCCTGCCGTTGGCCGACGGGCGGCGCCTCCCCGTCTCGGGCTATGCCGACCGCATCGACCGGACCGCCGACGGCCAGTTGGTGATCATGGATCACAAGAGCGGCAAAGCCGACACGTTCAAGAAGATCAACCGTGACGACCCGACCGAGGGCGGCCACAAGTTCCAGCTCCCGATCTACGCGGCAGCAGCGCTGGCCGCGGTCGGCGAACGCGCGGGCGAGTCCACGACTCCGGTGATCGCCGAGTACGACTTCTTCGAGCGCGGCGACTACGACCGGTACGGCTACGCCTTCGACGCCGACGTGTGGGCCCAGGTCGCCACCGATCTCCAACAGGTCGTCGACGGCATCGAATCGGGCCTGTTCCCCGCCGTCACCGAGCCGCCCCAGTACCGGCACTACATCGGCTGCTGGTACTGCCAGCCCGATGGCCTCGGTGTCGACGAGCGCTACGCGGAGTGGAGCCGCAAGCAGACCGATCCTCGCCTCGCCCCCTGGTTCGCCGACGACGACGATGACGCCGCAGAGCAGGGAGCCGCCGCATGA